The window AACGTGCCGGCGTCGGATCCATCGCTTCGCCAGAGGGCACCCGAGCTGGAGGCGTAGAGGAGGGCTCCCCCGACTTCGATGGTCTTCCCGCGGGGAAAGAAGTCGGCCGCGTATACGCCATCGGCGCCGCTCTCGACATCGACGGGCTGAAGGTCCGTCTCCGCAGAATGCGTCAGATCGAACCGCCATAGGCCCGTCACCATGTAGTCGTCCGCGACCACGCCGCACAGGCCGTGAGAGGCGGTCATGAGTCGGCGCGTTCCCGCCACGGTGCCGTCGGTCGCGTAGATGCTGGGCGAATACACGCCAGCAGGGGCGACGGTGGTGCCATTGAGAGTCACGACGTAGGGCGGAAGGCCGATCGGGACGTTGAACGTGCCGGCCGGTGTTCCATCGCTGCGATAGCTGGAATGGAAATTTTCATCCCAGGAACTATAGTAGAGGAGGCCTCGCGACATGCCGAGGAGCGTGATCAACGAGTCAAACAGCCCTTGGCTAATGGATTGGGTGTGTCCTTTCACGAGCGACGTGCCTGCGGCGGTTCCGTCACTAACCCACAGGTTTGATCCGTTCACGGTGTAGTCAGGATTGAACGAGTTCGCGACGAAATACGCCCTCCCGTCGGTTGTGGTTTTGAGCTGGATGGGGTCGACAAAGAAACCGGGACTGATTTCCGGTCCCGCGACGTAGGCCGTCCCGCCGACCGTGCCGTCCGTCTTCCAGAGTCTCGTGCCGGATGCAAACTCACGGGCGAGAAAGAACGCCGACCCGTCATCTCGGCCGGAGAAGACCAGGTTGTACGCGTCCCCGCCTCCGGGGTCGATTTCCGCCAAGCGGAAGGTGCCCTCGGACGTACCGTCACTCCGCCAGGGCTGTCGGCGGGTCGCGTCCCTGCCGCTGAAGTATACGAGGTTCCCTGCCGCGGCCAACGAGAACTGCCGGATCTCGGTCACGGTCGGCGGCGTGACGACGAAGGTGCCCGGGGCCGTCCCGTCCGTTCGCCAGAGCTTCGGTCCGGTGCCGTCGTCCGCCGAGAAGAAGAGGAGACTTCCCGCCGCCTTCAGCTCGGGCTCTGATCCGTCGGGTCCCGGCAGGATGTCAGCGAAGAGCTCGGTTCCCGCTTCGGTGCCGTTTGTCCGCCACAGCTCGTTGCCGTGGACGCCGTCGTCCGCGACGAACCAGACCGTTCCGCCGACGACCTGGAACTTGTGCGGGTACGACCGCTCCAGCGGATTGATGTCCTTGATCATCACCGTACCGGCCTCGGTCCCATCGGTCTTCCAGAGCTCGTATGCCCCGAAGACGATCTCCGAGCCGAAGGGGGCCGCTCCGCCAAAGGTCTCCACCCTGGGCCGCGTCGGGATGTCCTTGACGAGCCTCGCAGGTGCCTGGGCCGCGGCCGGCAGCGCACCGCAGAGCACAACGAGGGTCCCCATGGCGGCAGTCCGGCGAAATCTCCTCAGCTCCATCGTGGCCTCCTCGTTGTCGGGCGAACCGTGTCTGACCGCAGACAATCAAGCTCGATGCGGGAGGCCGAGTCCGCGACGGCGAGGGAGGTATTGATGCGGGTCGGTGGCCCTCCCAGACATGGCGCGAGGCTGCGTGCGATCTTGAGCGTGGCCGCTGCGCGGCTCATCGCGATTCGTTTTCGCTGAGCGCCTGCGTGATGAATGCCCAGAGCTGATCCAGCGACTCGAAGCGCGCGGCGTGGCCGGAGGCCATGTGCTCGACCCGTCCCGTCCAGTGGCTCTGCTGCTCCGCCCGCGCTTCCGGACGGAAGTGCACGACGAAGGCCCGGCGGGGGGACAGCGAGGATGGCTCCTCGGGGTTCCGACTCATCGCGCTGCGACGCTAGTCCGATACGGGGCAGATGCTAGCCTCGGTCGGTAGAATTTGGGTCGAAGTTCGGTGGAATTTTACTTCGGGCGGCACCGCGCTGCCTCGGCAGCAGCAATGCCGCTTTCATCGGGCCGATCACGGCAACCGCCCAGTCCAGCCCGGCGCGGGGCTGCGAATTCCGTGTGTTCCCTTGGTCGTGGGCCGATGTCGTGCGACCAGGCCGCAGCGTTCGAGCGCTGCGAGTGGCGAGTGCCGAACCGAATCGACCGCGCTTCTCAGGCAGAGTTGCGCGGCAGATGCTGGCCGACGTCTACGGCTCGTTCAGCGAAGGGTTCGAAACCGCAGACCTGCGAGAGGCCAGGTCCCTGTTGGAGGATATCGGATAGCTATCAACACCAACGTCGGCCGCGTGGGCGCCATCGTCATCGACATGTAGTCTCTTGTCGACGCCTTTCTCTGTCGCCGATCCCTCAGGCGTACGACCAGTCCGTCGTACGCGATGGTCCGGTAGTCGCCCTCGCGACGGATCAGCCCATCCGATCCCCCATGGTTCCGTCGGAAAGCGTGCAACGGCATGGCAGCCATCCTTGAGGCGCTACAACCGGTCTAGCGACGCTACCGGGCGCCGACTGGCCATCCGCTCGTAGGGCGATGGCACCCTACGGGCAGCCGCGACGCCGGATCTGACCTCCACCCGCCGCTGCAGATGGGGTCGAGCTCGACACGCCGGGCCTTTCGCATTGTAGATCGGGAGGCGCTCGGCCTGTGCCATCCGCGGCCAGGGCTTGGGGGGCTCCGCTCTGGACCCCCGAATCAAAGAATCAAATGACCCGGACTGCTAAATGATCGATCAGGAGCCGCCCGGCCGTGCGAACAAAGACTCGGGGGCGGCCCGCGACGGGGGGATGAATACGGCTCCGCACTGCCTGCCAACGAGGCGCCGATCGCTCACAAGCCACCGCGGCCATGAACCAATGAACTGGTAGCAAAACGGTAAGGCCACCCCGGGAGGACGGCGAGCACCGCGACGGAGGACTGCGGGGACAGTCCTCCGTCGCAGGCGCGAACACGCGAAGGTCAGTCGCCGTAGTGCTTCGTCACGAGCCGCCCCGCACCGCGCGGACGAAGCCGTTGTTGCCCTTGTAATCGATGAACACCTGCCCATCGTCGAAGTCCACGACCCACGCGTCATACGGGGTGCTGAAGGTAAAGTTAGTAGTGGACGACCGGTATTCGCCCGCCGCAGTCGGCCCGAACACCGGATCGATGCACGGGCTCGTCCCGCACGGGAAGGGTGCCAGCAGGATCGTTCGCAGCTCCGCGATGGTTGGGAGCCGCCAGTCGCAGTGGTTGGCAAATCCTCCTGTCTGTGTGCTCCCGTTCGAGCTGACGCAGTCTCCCACCCCGGTCGTGCCGCCGTCCAGCGTCGCGAGGAAGCTCGTGAAGACCGTGCCGTCCGGAGCGGTCGACGGAAATGGACCGCTCCACGTGTAAGTGTCGCCCACGCAATGCAGGCAGCCGCTCCCGGCGACCTTCTGCTCCCAGATGAGCCCGGTCTGATGATCCGTGACCGTCCCGTCGCCATTGTCGACGAAACGCAGCGTCGTGGTCGTGGTGCTGCTGGTCGTGGTGATCGTCGTGGTGGGCGGTCCCTGCACGGGCGCGCACAAGAGCTTCGCCGCGCCCGGCGTCACGGTGCGGCTGCCGAACTGGTCGGCGCCGGGGAGCGGGGGCAAGACCGCTTTCGGGCACTTCACCTTGTAGCAGAAGAAGCTGTTCGGCGTGCCGGTCCCGCCGCCTCCTGGAGGCGGCGGCTGGACATTGGTCTTGGTCGACGGCACGCACGCGAGCTTAGCCGGCATCTTGATGACGCAGCCGGGCCCCGGCGCGAGCCCGTTCAGATCAGCGGTATAAGTCGTCTTTGCCTGCGGGTCCTTGATNNNNNNNNNNNNNNNNNNNNNNNNNNNNNNNNNNNNNNNNGATGTTGTAGCACTTCAGATGGTCGGCATTCTGTGCCCAGCCGGACGCTGCCCACGTCAGGCAGAGTGCCGCGAGTCCCAACGTATCGAGAATCAGCTTCATAGCGTGTCCCCCCTCGGTGGGCGCTCCCACGTTCGCCCGCTTTGCGTCAAGCAAAAAGGTCGTCGACCGACGCCCCCCCACCCTGCACCCGGCGGCACAGGTCCGCCGTTCCTCTGCGGAGCCCCGTTCCTGTGCGTCTGGCACCGTCCGCCACGAGCATCATCAGCTCCACGACCGGGAACGCCCGCCCCGGATGGGCGGAGCAGCTGATCGAGATAGTGGAGGCCTTTGGCATTCTTGAGGCGCACGACGCTCCCTCCGTACGCGACGGTCCAGTAGTCGCCTTCGCGCCGAAACAGTCCGCCTGGCCTACCCCGGCTCGCCGGTGACGATGCGTGCATCCAGTGGCTCTGCCGCTCCGCCCGCGCTTCCGGGCGGAAGTGGACCACGAAGGCGCAGCGGGGGGACAGCGAGGATGGCTCCTCGGGGTTCCGACTCATCGCGCTGCGACAGTAGTCCGATACGGGGGAGTTGCTAGCCTTGGTCGGTAGAATTTGGGTCGACGTTCGGTGGAATTTTCACTTCGCGCGCGCCGCGCTGCCTCGGCGGCAGCAATGCCGCTTTCATCGGGCCGATCACGGCAACCGCCCGTTCCAGTCCGGCGCGGGCTGCGAGCTCCGGGTGTTCTCTTGGTCGGCCGATGTCGTGCGGTTAGCGACCCGGCCGCAGGGTTCGAGCGCTGCGACTGGTGAGTGCCGAACCGTCGATGACGATGGCGCCCACGCGGCCGACGTTGGCGTTGATAGCTATCCGATATCCTCCAACAGGGACCTGGCCTCTCGCAGGTCTGCGGTTTCGAACCCCTCGCTGAACGAGCCGTAGATGTCGGCCAGCATCTGCCGCGCGCGTTTCTTCTCTCCCCGCCGCTGCCACAGCCGGCTCAAACTCACCACCGCTCGCAGCTCCAGCGACTTCGCGCCCTGGTGGTGAGCCGTCTCCATGGCCTGACGGAAGCACTCCTCCACTTCGTTTCGAAGCCCCGGTCCCAGCTTCCGAGCATTCGACTCCAGCGTCAGCTCGCCTCTGAGCCGATGCAGCTCCGGCTCCCACCAGCGCTCGCCGGTCTGGTGCGCGGCTGCGAGCGCCTCGGCAAGCAAGGTGCGCCCCTCCTTGGCCTGCCCGAGCTTGCCATATGCCTCGGCCAGCAGGGCGAGGTAGTACGGCCGCATGATCTCTGCGCCCGTGGCCAGCCACGTGGTGAGACCCCGGCGCATGAGCGCGGTTCCTTCCTCTCCTCGTCCCTGGACGGCGAGCGCCCAGCCGCGCAGGAAGGTGGCCTGCGCCAGGAAGAGCGCAAACCCCGGCGCCTTCGACTGGGCGAGCGCGGCCTCTGCCTGCTGCTGAACCAGCCCTTCTTCCCGGCGGAAGTGATGGAGGATGGCGGCACCGCTCCCGGCATATGCGAGAGTGAAGGGGTGCGAGCGCTCTTGGGCGATGGCCCGCATCTCCTGGCTCGCCTGCAAGGCCTGGTCGGGATGACCGAGCAGCCACAGGACCAAGGCCGCGTGGAACCGGCCAGCCACACCGGGGTCCTGCACGATAGGCAACGTCGGGCTTGGGCGTTGCTGACGGTCATGGAGGGCGATCGCCCGCGCCAGGTGCGCCTGCGCAGTGTCCAGCTCTCCTAGAAAGAACGAGCGCTCCCCCAGCGCCAGGTTCGCCTCGAGGAGGAGCTCGGCGTCCGCAGCGCCTTCGGCCAAGCGCAGGCAATGCTCTCCCAGCTCGCCTGCCGGCTGGAGCTGTGCCCGTGCCAGACAGAACCGTTGCAGTCCCCGCAGCATCGGAAAGAGCTGCGGTGTGTCCCCTACTTGGCGGCACAGCTCGCGCGCCCGGGTGTACGCGCGCCCGACCTCGGGAGCGGCATACCCCTCGGTGGCCATGAGCGCCGGGCCCAGGGTGGTCTGCAGCACGAGCTCTTGCGGGGCACGCTCGGGAGTGTCCGGCAGGGTGTCGAGCAACTCCAGTCCCTTCGTGAGGTACGCGGTCGCCTCCCGATGGGCAGACCTTCGCAAGGCGTTCTCCGCCGCGTGCCGGTGATACCGCACCGCCCGGAGGTAGTCCTGTCCCCGCTCGAAGTGCACGGCCAGTTCTGCCGCGATCTCTCCGGCGCGCTCTCCGTACGTGACCTCCTGGTACTCCCCGATTCGGCGGTGGAGGCGCATGCGCCGAGCTGCCGCCAGCCGATCGTAGAGCACCTGCTGGTAGAGGGTGTGTGAGAATGCGTAGCGCCCGGCCACCGTCCCATCGGGCAATCCCCCCATCCCGATCGAGCCCAGGAACTGCCCGCGACGCGCCAACTCCTCGCACTGCTGCTCGACGCGTTCGATCTTCCTCTCCAGCACCGCCGCCACCGTAGCGGCAGAGAACTCTCCTCCGGCCACGCTCGCCGCGTCCAGCACGTCCCGCTCCTCTTTAGTGAGCTGGTCGATCTGCATCGCGATCAGTTGCCGCAAGCTCTCAGGCACTGCGACCGCGACTTCCTCGATCCGTGCCTTCAGCCGGCACTCGCCGGCCACTTCAGCGATCAATTGCT is drawn from Deltaproteobacteria bacterium and contains these coding sequences:
- a CDS encoding DUF1566 domain-containing protein produces the protein MPAKLACVPSTKTNVQPPPPGGGGTGTPNSFFCYKVKCPKAVLPPLPGADQFGSRTVTPGAAKLLCAPVQGPPTTTITTTSSTTTTTLRFVDNGDGTVTDHQTGLIWEQKVAGSGCLHCVGDTYTWSGPFPSTAPDGTVFTSFLATLDGGTTGVGDCVSSNGSTQTGGFANHCDWRLPTIAELRTILLAPFPCGTSPCIDPVFGPTAAGEYRSSTTNFTFSTPYDAWVVDFDDGQVFIDYKGNNGFVRAVRGGS